From one Leifsonia soli genomic stretch:
- a CDS encoding DedA family protein has product MADAKLGLSFPTDPSWSTVIHHAGLIPWLDPNTIIHSAGPWALLVVCGIVFAETGLLVGFLLPGDTLLIISGLLTHTSLVFGVDIWWVCLAIAFAAFLGGEAGYLIGHKAGPRIFERKETGLFSMENVRRTNQFFERFGALAVIVARFVPIVRTFAPVAAGVGHMSYKKYSLYNALGALLWGAGLTFFGYLIGYIPPVANFVSSYIDVILIGAVVITLVPTLFHYFQSLRKSKRKAAEDAAAPAAVEEPAPAPTHPEA; this is encoded by the coding sequence ATGGCCGACGCTAAACTCGGGCTCAGCTTTCCCACCGATCCCTCCTGGAGTACCGTGATCCATCACGCCGGCCTCATCCCGTGGCTCGACCCGAACACCATCATCCATTCGGCGGGTCCCTGGGCGCTCCTCGTGGTCTGCGGGATCGTCTTCGCCGAGACCGGTCTGCTGGTCGGCTTCCTGCTTCCGGGCGACACGCTGCTGATCATCTCGGGGCTGCTGACGCACACCTCCCTGGTGTTCGGCGTCGACATCTGGTGGGTCTGCCTCGCCATCGCGTTCGCGGCGTTCCTCGGCGGAGAGGCCGGGTATCTGATCGGCCACAAGGCCGGCCCCCGGATCTTCGAACGCAAGGAGACCGGACTGTTCTCGATGGAGAACGTGCGGCGCACCAACCAGTTCTTCGAGCGCTTCGGTGCGCTCGCGGTCATCGTTGCCCGGTTCGTGCCGATCGTGCGCACCTTCGCGCCGGTCGCCGCGGGCGTCGGGCACATGTCCTACAAGAAGTACTCGCTGTACAACGCCCTCGGCGCGCTGCTGTGGGGCGCCGGGCTGACGTTCTTCGGCTATCTGATCGGATACATCCCGCCGGTGGCGAACTTCGTCTCCAGCTACATCGACGTCATCCTGATCGGCGCGGTCGTCATCACCCTGGTGCCGACGCTGTTCCACTACTTCCAGTCACTGCGGAAGTCGAAGCGCAAGGCCGCGGAAGACGCGGCCGCTCCCGCGGCGGTCGAGGAGCCTGCCCCCGCTCCCACGCACCCCGAGGCCTGA
- a CDS encoding LLM class flavin-dependent oxidoreductase, translating to MAGKLELGIDTFGDVTRDADGTPLSQAQTLRNVVAEGVQADRVGLDFFGVGEHHREDFAVSAPEVVLAAIAGQTERIHLGSAVTVLSSDDPVRVFQRFATLDGISGGRAEVILGRGSFIESFPLFGYDLAKYEELFEEKLSLFAEVRKQQPVTWTGELRAPLNDQSVYPHVEHGLLKTWIGVGGSPESVVRAAHYGFPLVLAIIGGGPMRFQPLAELYRKALEQFGQDTSLPIGVHSPGFIAETDQEAKDILWPHYEVMTNRIGRERGWPPASRARFEHEAGPDGALVVGSPETVAQKIAYAAKGLGASRFDIKMSNGTLPHDDLMRSIELYGTEVAPRVHELMS from the coding sequence ATGGCCGGGAAGCTGGAACTCGGGATCGACACGTTCGGCGACGTGACGCGGGATGCGGACGGCACACCGCTGTCGCAGGCGCAGACGCTCCGCAACGTCGTGGCGGAGGGGGTGCAGGCCGACCGCGTCGGCCTCGACTTCTTCGGCGTCGGCGAGCACCATCGCGAGGACTTCGCCGTTTCGGCGCCCGAGGTCGTGCTCGCGGCGATCGCCGGGCAGACCGAGCGCATCCACCTCGGATCGGCCGTCACGGTGCTGAGTTCGGACGACCCGGTGCGCGTGTTCCAGCGATTCGCGACCCTCGACGGCATCTCCGGCGGTCGCGCAGAGGTCATCCTCGGCCGCGGCTCGTTCATCGAGTCGTTCCCGCTGTTCGGCTACGACCTCGCAAAGTACGAGGAGCTGTTCGAGGAGAAGCTGAGTCTGTTCGCCGAGGTGCGCAAGCAGCAGCCGGTCACCTGGACGGGCGAGCTCCGGGCGCCGCTGAACGATCAGTCGGTGTACCCGCACGTCGAGCACGGCCTGCTGAAGACGTGGATCGGCGTGGGTGGGAGCCCGGAGTCGGTGGTGCGTGCGGCGCACTACGGCTTCCCGCTCGTGCTCGCCATCATCGGCGGCGGCCCGATGCGGTTCCAGCCGCTCGCCGAGCTGTACCGCAAGGCGCTGGAGCAGTTCGGGCAGGACACGAGCCTCCCGATCGGCGTGCACTCCCCCGGTTTCATCGCCGAGACCGACCAGGAGGCCAAGGACATCCTGTGGCCGCACTACGAGGTGATGACGAACCGCATCGGCCGTGAGCGCGGCTGGCCGCCGGCCTCGCGCGCCCGGTTCGAGCACGAGGCCGGGCCGGACGGTGCGCTCGTCGTCGGCTCGCCCGAGACCGTCGCGCAGAAGATCGCCTACGCGGCGAAGGGGCTCGGGGCCTCCCGCTTCGACATCAAGATGAGCAACGGGACGCTCCCCCACGACGACCTGATGCGATCCATCGAGCTGTACGGCACGGAGGTCGCCCCGCGCGTCCATGAGCTAATGTCGTAG
- a CDS encoding MFS transporter translates to MTSDERPFSFRSVALAAFLPTLLFSIGEGAIIPIIPVAAGNLGATLAMAGFIASMVMLGELIGDIPSGWVVSRVGERTSMIGAAVVAIVGVAICLLAPNYWVLMAGIFLVGIATAVFALARHAFMTSYVPARYRARALSTLGGIFRGGWFVGPLIASAVIAATGSTQSVFWIFIISCLGSVVVLLALPDPEKMFGPSARVTDESGAQVTAGEEEAEERTHGLFRTIWSFREVLIRMGAGVSLVAAIRSARTVLMPLWAVSIGLSESNTALIIGLAGAVDFALFYASGQIMDRFGRMWSAIPSMIGLGLGFLVLAFSHDLSSAVAWYIGVSLFLSVANGIGSGIVMTLGADLAPKDRPAPFLGAWRFSADAGQAAAPLVVSLLTALVSISFASGVMGVLGLVGAGMLARYIPRYVPRRPRTA, encoded by the coding sequence ATGACTTCCGACGAGCGCCCCTTCTCCTTCCGCTCCGTCGCCCTCGCCGCCTTCCTGCCGACGCTCCTCTTCTCGATCGGAGAGGGCGCGATCATCCCCATCATCCCCGTCGCCGCAGGCAACCTCGGTGCGACCCTGGCGATGGCCGGCTTCATCGCCTCCATGGTGATGCTCGGCGAACTGATCGGAGACATCCCGAGCGGATGGGTGGTGTCACGCGTCGGCGAGCGCACCTCGATGATCGGCGCGGCCGTCGTCGCGATCGTCGGCGTCGCGATCTGCCTGCTGGCGCCCAACTACTGGGTGCTGATGGCCGGCATCTTCCTGGTCGGCATCGCGACCGCCGTGTTCGCCCTCGCCCGCCACGCGTTCATGACCTCGTACGTTCCCGCTCGCTATCGCGCCAGGGCACTGTCCACCCTCGGCGGCATCTTCCGCGGCGGATGGTTCGTCGGCCCGCTCATCGCGTCCGCCGTCATCGCGGCGACAGGATCCACGCAGTCCGTGTTCTGGATCTTCATCATCAGCTGCCTCGGCTCGGTCGTCGTGCTCCTGGCGCTCCCGGACCCCGAGAAGATGTTCGGCCCGTCCGCGCGGGTCACCGACGAATCCGGCGCCCAGGTGACGGCCGGCGAAGAGGAGGCAGAGGAGCGCACCCACGGGCTGTTCCGCACCATCTGGTCGTTCCGGGAGGTGCTCATCCGGATGGGCGCGGGCGTCTCCCTCGTGGCGGCGATCCGCTCCGCCCGCACCGTGCTGATGCCGCTGTGGGCCGTGTCCATCGGACTGAGCGAGTCGAACACCGCGCTCATCATCGGCCTCGCGGGTGCCGTCGACTTCGCCCTCTTCTACGCCAGCGGACAGATCATGGACCGGTTCGGGCGGATGTGGAGCGCCATCCCGTCCATGATCGGCCTCGGCCTCGGCTTCCTGGTGCTCGCCTTCTCGCACGACCTCAGCTCCGCGGTCGCCTGGTACATCGGCGTCTCGCTGTTCCTCTCGGTGGCGAACGGCATCGGCTCCGGCATCGTGATGACGCTCGGCGCCGACCTCGCGCCGAAGGACCGGCCTGCACCCTTCCTCGGCGCGTGGCGGTTCTCGGCCGACGCCGGCCAGGCCGCCGCCCCCCTGGTCGTCTCGCTGCTGACGGCGCTCGTGTCGATTTCGTTCGCCAGCGGTGTCATGGGCGTTTTGGGGCTGGTCGGCGCGGGGATGCTGGCCCGCTACATCCCGCGGTACGTCCCGCGTCGTCCCCGGACCGCCTGA
- the prfB gene encoding peptide chain release factor 2, with protein MIELDLSSQIADLRSTFADITAVVDVDRLRADIADLSEKAGAPDLWDDTTNAQKVTSALSHRQSELARITAIERRLDDLEVLVELANEAEDEESAAEARAELQSLQTALGDLEVQTLLSGEYDDRAAIVTIRSGAGGDDATDFAEMLMRMYLRWAEQHKYPVKVMDTSYAEGAGIKSATFEVDAPYAFGTLSVEAGTHRLARISPFGSADKRQTSFAAVEVIPLMEEATEVEVPEGDIRVDVFRSSGPGGQSVNTTDSAVRITHLPTGLVVSMQNEKSQIQNRAAAMRVLQTRLLLLQKEEEAAKKKELAGTITASWGDQMRSYFLYGQQLVKDLRTGYESGNPSAVFDGDLDGFIAAGIRWRAGNKSGE; from the coding sequence ATGATCGAACTCGACCTCTCCTCCCAGATCGCCGACCTGCGATCCACCTTCGCCGACATCACCGCGGTGGTCGACGTCGACCGGCTGCGCGCCGACATCGCCGACCTGAGCGAGAAGGCGGGAGCCCCCGACCTCTGGGACGACACCACGAACGCCCAGAAGGTGACGAGCGCGCTCAGTCACCGCCAGTCGGAGCTCGCGCGCATCACGGCGATCGAGCGCCGTCTGGACGACCTGGAGGTGCTGGTCGAGCTCGCGAACGAGGCGGAGGACGAGGAGTCTGCCGCCGAGGCGCGGGCCGAGCTGCAGTCGCTGCAGACCGCGCTCGGCGACCTGGAGGTCCAGACGCTGCTGAGCGGCGAGTACGACGACCGCGCGGCCATCGTGACCATCCGCTCCGGCGCGGGCGGCGACGACGCCACCGACTTCGCCGAGATGCTCATGCGCATGTACCTGCGCTGGGCGGAGCAGCACAAGTACCCGGTGAAGGTCATGGACACGTCGTATGCGGAGGGCGCCGGCATCAAGTCCGCGACCTTCGAGGTGGATGCGCCCTACGCGTTCGGCACGCTGTCGGTGGAGGCCGGCACCCACCGCCTCGCGCGCATCAGCCCGTTCGGCTCGGCCGACAAGCGGCAGACGTCCTTCGCCGCAGTGGAGGTCATCCCGCTGATGGAGGAGGCGACAGAGGTCGAGGTCCCGGAAGGCGATATCCGCGTGGATGTGTTCCGCTCGTCCGGCCCCGGCGGCCAGTCGGTCAACACCACCGACTCCGCGGTGCGCATCACCCACCTCCCGACCGGCCTCGTCGTCTCGATGCAGAACGAGAAGTCGCAGATCCAGAACCGTGCCGCCGCCATGCGCGTGCTGCAGACCCGACTCCTGCTGCTGCAGAAGGAGGAGGAGGCCGCGAAGAAGAAGGAGCTCGCCGGCACGATCACGGCGAGCTGGGGCGACCAGATGCGCTCCTACTTCCTCTACGGCCAGCAGCTGGTGAAGGACCTCCGCACCGGCTACGAGTCGGGCAACCCGAGCGCCGTCTTCGACGGCGACCTCGACGGCTTCATCGCGGCGGGCATCCGCTGGCGCGCGGGCAACAAGTCCGGGGAGTAG
- the ftsE gene encoding cell division ATP-binding protein FtsE has translation MIRFEHVSKQYPGTARPALNGINLEVLRGEFVFLVGASGSGKSSCLRLILKEEKPTKGKIHVLGQDLGTISSRKVPYFRRNIGVVFQDFRLLPNKNVFQNVAFTLQVIGKSRGFIQEAVPDVLKMVGLDGKAQRLPHELSGGEQQRVAIARAVVNKPQVLLADEPTGNLDPATSAGIMAVLERINAGGTTVVMATHEAAIVDQMKRRVIELVGGQIVRDERHGGYGFTAAIPVAQPLERDEPVSDATPVFAGAAAATPAAPMTRPNAPTSTPTAPVAVPQQAQPQQAPQTPAHQPQHAQPAEQPRPAAYPAPVQFATAPVPPAPASEELPEHLNFTANLDLSGLREDADRDGDQNVGPTK, from the coding sequence ATGATCCGGTTCGAACACGTATCCAAGCAGTACCCGGGCACAGCGCGCCCTGCACTCAACGGCATCAACCTCGAAGTGCTGCGCGGAGAGTTCGTCTTCCTCGTCGGCGCCTCGGGCTCCGGCAAGTCCAGCTGCCTGCGCCTGATCCTCAAAGAGGAGAAGCCGACCAAGGGCAAGATCCACGTGCTGGGGCAGGACCTCGGCACGATCTCGTCGCGCAAGGTGCCGTACTTCCGCCGCAACATCGGTGTCGTCTTCCAGGACTTCCGGCTGCTGCCGAACAAGAACGTCTTCCAGAACGTCGCCTTCACCCTGCAGGTGATCGGCAAGTCGCGGGGCTTCATCCAGGAGGCCGTGCCCGACGTTCTGAAGATGGTCGGCCTCGACGGCAAGGCGCAGCGCCTGCCGCACGAGCTCTCGGGTGGTGAGCAGCAGCGCGTCGCGATCGCCCGGGCGGTGGTCAACAAGCCGCAGGTGCTCCTCGCCGACGAGCCCACCGGAAACCTCGACCCCGCGACGAGCGCCGGCATCATGGCCGTGCTCGAACGCATCAACGCCGGCGGCACCACCGTCGTCATGGCCACGCACGAGGCCGCGATCGTCGACCAGATGAAGCGACGCGTCATCGAGCTCGTCGGCGGCCAGATCGTCCGCGACGAGCGCCACGGCGGATACGGCTTCACCGCCGCGATCCCGGTGGCGCAGCCGCTGGAGCGCGACGAGCCGGTCTCCGACGCGACACCCGTGTTCGCGGGAGCGGCCGCGGCAACGCCCGCCGCGCCGATGACCCGGCCGAACGCACCGACCTCGACACCGACCGCCCCGGTGGCGGTGCCGCAACAGGCACAGCCGCAGCAGGCGCCGCAGACGCCGGCTCACCAGCCGCAGCACGCGCAGCCCGCCGAGCAGCCGCGGCCGGCCGCCTATCCGGCCCCGGTGCAGTTCGCGACCGCCCCGGTCCCGCCGGCCCCCGCGTCGGAGGAGCTGCCCGAACACCTGAACTTCACGGCGAACCTCGACCTCAGCGGACTCCGCGAGGACGCCGACCGTGACGGCGACCAGAATGTGGGGCCGACGAAATGA
- the ftsX gene encoding permease-like cell division protein FtsX, whose amino-acid sequence MRFGLIWSEVGNGLRRNLSMVVSVILVTFISLTFVGTAVLLQMQIGQMKTYWYDRAQVAVYMCTTTDNCASGPATDQSIEAVKKQLESPELAPYIQKFYFQDQKQGYEQFKEQFKGNQIADFVTPDMIPQTFWVNLKDPNQSAVLTETLSGSAGVQSVVDQRSYLDQIFSILNAASYTAIGIAALMLVAAVLLIATTIRLSAFSRRREIGIMRLVGASNRFIQTPFIIEGVIAALVGSILASVVIALGVQFFVRGYLSQRIQSINFVGMEQAWLVIPILVVIGVVLAAASANFAIKRYLKV is encoded by the coding sequence ATGAGATTCGGACTCATCTGGTCGGAGGTCGGCAACGGCCTCCGCCGCAACCTGTCGATGGTCGTGTCGGTCATCCTCGTCACGTTCATCTCGCTGACCTTCGTCGGCACCGCCGTCCTGCTGCAGATGCAGATCGGCCAGATGAAGACCTACTGGTACGACCGCGCGCAGGTCGCCGTGTACATGTGCACGACGACGGACAACTGCGCGAGCGGGCCGGCCACCGACCAGTCCATCGAGGCGGTCAAGAAGCAGCTCGAGTCGCCCGAGCTCGCCCCGTACATCCAGAAGTTCTACTTCCAGGACCAGAAGCAGGGCTACGAGCAGTTCAAAGAGCAGTTCAAGGGCAACCAGATCGCCGACTTCGTGACGCCGGACATGATCCCGCAGACGTTCTGGGTGAACCTGAAGGATCCGAACCAGTCGGCCGTGCTCACCGAGACGCTCTCCGGGTCGGCGGGCGTGCAGAGCGTTGTCGACCAGCGGAGCTACCTGGACCAGATCTTCAGCATCCTCAACGCCGCCAGCTACACCGCGATCGGCATCGCGGCGCTCATGCTCGTGGCGGCGGTGCTGCTGATCGCCACGACGATCCGGCTCTCCGCGTTCTCGCGAAGGCGGGAGATCGGGATCATGCGGCTGGTCGGCGCCTCCAACCGCTTCATCCAGACGCCGTTCATCATCGAGGGCGTGATCGCCGCGCTCGTCGGGTCGATCCTCGCCTCGGTCGTGATCGCGCTGGGCGTGCAGTTCTTCGTCCGCGGGTACCTCAGCCAGCGCATCCAGTCGATCAACTTCGTCGGGATGGAGCAGGCCTGGCTGGTGATCCCCATCCTCGTCGTGATCGGCGTGGTGCTGGCCGCCGCGTCCGCCAACTTCGCCATCAAGCGGTATCTGAAGGTCTGA
- the smpB gene encoding SsrA-binding protein SmpB, whose product MPKERGQKVVATNRRARHDYTIEDTFEAGLVLTGTEVKSLRMGRASLVDGYAFVDGGEAWLDAVHIPEYADGTWNNHAPRRKRKLLLHKAQILKIENKVKQGGYTIVPLSIYFNDGRAKVEIAVAKGKREYDKRQALRERQDQREAQRAMSTRNHLGE is encoded by the coding sequence GTGCCGAAGGAACGGGGCCAGAAGGTCGTGGCCACCAATCGCCGGGCGCGCCACGACTACACGATCGAGGACACCTTCGAGGCGGGCCTCGTGCTCACCGGGACCGAGGTGAAGTCGCTGCGGATGGGACGGGCGTCCCTCGTCGACGGCTACGCGTTCGTCGACGGCGGAGAGGCCTGGCTCGACGCCGTGCACATCCCCGAGTACGCCGACGGCACCTGGAACAACCACGCACCGCGCCGCAAGCGGAAGCTGCTGCTGCACAAGGCCCAGATCCTCAAGATCGAGAACAAGGTCAAGCAGGGCGGCTACACCATCGTGCCGCTGTCGATCTACTTCAACGACGGCCGCGCGAAGGTCGAGATCGCGGTCGCCAAGGGCAAGCGCGAGTACGACAAGCGGCAGGCTCTGCGGGAGCGTCAGGACCAGCGTGAGGCGCAGCGGGCGATGTCCACGCGCAACCACCTGGGCGAGTGA
- a CDS encoding tyrosine-protein phosphatase, with the protein MDSTAQRIPIAGTYNFRDVGGYPAAGGTTRRGKLYRADALGRIGRPGREALRELGIRIVIDLRDDFEVEALPDDLDGLDVEVLRLPVFEGSGASAATVGATIVHLYDKIVFQHTDVIVRALREIADTGEEAVVVHCTAGKDRTGIVVALALLAVGVDRETVVADYALTEDNLRGPWLEGMLDLVRGYGVEVTPDLRIILGGSPREALETTIDRIEERAGSVRQYLLDAGLDEVELAMLRSVLVEPA; encoded by the coding sequence ATGGACTCCACCGCTCAGCGCATCCCGATCGCAGGAACCTACAACTTCCGGGATGTCGGCGGCTACCCGGCGGCGGGCGGCACCACGCGCCGCGGAAAGCTGTACCGCGCCGACGCGCTTGGCCGGATCGGACGACCCGGGCGGGAGGCGCTCCGCGAGCTGGGCATCCGCATCGTGATCGACCTGCGCGACGACTTCGAGGTGGAGGCGCTGCCCGACGATCTGGACGGACTGGACGTCGAGGTGCTGCGGCTGCCGGTGTTCGAGGGCTCCGGCGCCTCGGCGGCCACCGTCGGCGCGACCATCGTGCACCTGTACGACAAGATCGTCTTCCAGCACACCGACGTGATCGTCCGTGCCCTGCGCGAGATCGCGGACACGGGGGAGGAGGCGGTGGTCGTGCACTGCACGGCGGGCAAGGACCGCACCGGCATCGTCGTGGCGCTCGCCCTGCTCGCCGTCGGTGTCGACCGCGAGACCGTCGTGGCCGACTACGCGCTCACCGAGGACAACCTGCGCGGGCCGTGGCTCGAGGGGATGCTGGATTTGGTCCGCGGCTACGGGGTCGAGGTGACGCCCGATCTGCGGATCATTCTCGGCGGCAGTCCGCGGGAGGCGCTGGAGACCACGATCGACCGGATCGAGGAGCGCGCGGGCAGCGTTCGGCAGTACCTGCTCGACGCGGGACTGGACGAGGTCGAGCTGGCGATGCTCCGCTCCGTGCTCGTCGAGCCGGCCTGA
- a CDS encoding DUF5666 domain-containing protein, with the protein MSNTPPTDPTEPLPASPGYTPPPGPPAPAPGPAAPGAAVPGTPAPVVTEPFYKRHGLAFAISTLVLSIVVLLGLVTAGSFAVASVVSHMGERAISRVIPGQGHGQPGMPGMPGMPGDGDDNGGGGQQGGDQKGRVLVRGTIVSISGDTWTIDRDSGSSVEVRVTSSTVFGTPMQSASKSDFAKGDEVIVIAKRADDTVTATRVLKLDAFPTRPPSTPGTPQTPGS; encoded by the coding sequence ATGAGCAACACACCGCCCACCGATCCCACCGAGCCGCTGCCGGCTTCCCCGGGCTACACGCCGCCGCCTGGTCCGCCTGCGCCGGCTCCGGGTCCCGCTGCTCCGGGCGCGGCGGTACCGGGCACGCCGGCGCCCGTGGTCACCGAGCCGTTCTACAAGCGGCACGGACTGGCGTTCGCGATCTCGACGCTCGTGCTCTCGATCGTCGTACTGCTCGGGCTGGTGACGGCCGGCTCCTTCGCGGTCGCCAGCGTGGTGTCGCACATGGGCGAGCGGGCCATCTCGCGCGTCATCCCGGGGCAGGGTCACGGGCAGCCGGGAATGCCCGGGATGCCGGGGATGCCGGGCGACGGCGATGATAACGGCGGCGGCGGCCAGCAGGGCGGCGACCAGAAGGGCCGCGTGCTCGTGCGCGGCACCATCGTCTCCATCTCGGGGGACACCTGGACCATCGACCGCGACAGCGGCTCGTCGGTCGAGGTGCGGGTGACGTCGTCGACGGTGTTCGGCACGCCGATGCAGTCGGCGTCGAAGTCGGACTTCGCGAAGGGGGACGAGGTGATCGTCATCGCGAAGCGCGCCGACGACACCGTGACCGCGACGCGCGTGCTCAAGCTGGACGCGTTCCCCACCCGTCCGCCGTCGACGCCGGGCACGCCGCAGACCCCGGGATCCTGA